The following coding sequences lie in one Salmo salar chromosome ssa13, Ssal_v3.1, whole genome shotgun sequence genomic window:
- the LOC106567692 gene encoding B-cell CLL/lymphoma 7 protein family member B-A has product MSGRSVRAETRSRAKDDMKKVMAVIERVRRWEKKWVTVGDTSLRIFKWVPVVDTKEKEKSKAVPVGAVRELNRFSTDPASENPHSSLLDFHDENSNQSSLSDAYQPKVDSSSNSSPQLSEPLSPKNLCDFRRDDSQPPTLGQEIMEDSSLPSELADEPPLLIKEDLLPLTAQEEEECSGAPPLKRVCFEQNSVLQSSPMMSSSMMT; this is encoded by the exons ATGTCTGGACGCTCGGTTCGCGCTGAGACACGAAGCCGTGCTAAAGATGACATGAAGAAGGTCATGGCGGTCATTGAGAGGGTCAGAAGATG GGAGAAGAAATGGGTGACTGTCGGGGACACATCTTTGAGGATATTCAAATGGGTGCCAGTGGTGGATACAAAGGAA AAGGAGAAGAGTAAGGCAGTCCCGGTTGGGGCAGTCAGGGAGCTGAATCGCTTCTCCACGGATCCAGCCTCAGAAAACCCACACTCAAGTCTTCTGGATTTTCATG atgAGAACAGTAACCAGAGCTCCTTGTCTGATGCGTACCAGCCCAAAGTGGACAGCAGCAGTAACTCCAGCCCCCAGCTCAGTGAACCTCTTAGCCCGAAGAATCTGTGTGACTTCCGCAGAGACGACTCCCAGCCCCCCACTCTGGGCCAGGAGATCATGGAGG ATTCGTCATTGCCAAGTGAATTGGCTGACGAACCTCCATTGCTGATTAAAGAGGACCTGTTGCCCCTCACTGCTCAG gaggaagaggagtgttCTGGAGCACCACCACTGAAGAGAGTGTGTTTTGAGCAGAACTCAGTCCTGCAGAGCTCCCCCATGATGAGCTCCTCCATGATGACCTAA
- the LOC106567694 gene encoding transducin beta-like protein 2 produces MEFAALFVLTLLIGMLILLVAVAVGKQKGEISEQLEQNEEDSVAERNALKAPTAKKQKQQQRPRKEKAQQHTFSHPLLASSLKSHSGNVTSLDFSSNGKYLATCADDRTVRIWSTKEFLDRDHKCLRANVELDHATLVRFSPNSRAFIAWLANGDTIRIFKMTKKDDGSFTFKAAPEDFPQKHKANVINIGIAETGKFIMSASTDTNILIWDLKGEVLASIITNQMTNSYAAISPCGRFVASCGFTPDVKVWEVCFGKGGDFKEVTRAFDLKGHSAGVHSFAFSNDSRRMATVSKDGTWRLWDTDVEYKKQQDPYLLKSVPCQSSEGSRVALSPDARVVAISNGCSVAMYSTSTGQLEEEFHGVHSEEITELRFDINSRYLVCSGDRAVRVFHNAPGYRAAIQDMQAMLKNAQNEGMKQRLQQQIQEAQSTLDSVLTAPKD; encoded by the exons ATGGAGTTTGCGGCTCTTTTTGTCTTGACCTTATTAATAGGAATGCTAATACTTTTGGTCGCCGTCGCAGTGGGAAAGCAGAAAGGAGAAATAAGTGAACAACTAGAGCAGAATGAAGAAGACTCAGTTG CAGAGAGAAATGCACTGAAGGCTCCCACTGCCAAGAAACAGAAACAACAACAGCGTCCTCGCAAGGAGAAAGCCCAGCAGCACACCTTCAGCCACCCTCTCCTAGCATCATCCTTGAAG agtcaCAGTGGAAATGTGACGTCCCTGGACTTCAGCAGCAACGGAAAGTACCTAGCCACCTGTGCTGACGACCGCACTGTTAGGATATGGAGCACCAAGGAATTCCTGGACAGAGACCACAAATGTCTGAGGGCCAATGTAGAGCTGGACCACGCCACACTGGTCCGTTTCAGCCCTAATTCAag GGCCTTCATTGCTTGGCTGGCTAACGGAGATACCATTCGCATCTTCAAGATGACCAAGAAGGATGATGGGAGCTTCACTTTCAAAGCTGCCCCTGAAGACTTCCCACAGAAACACAAGGCCAATGTCATCAATATCGGCATCGCAGAGACAG GCAAGTTCATCATGAGTGCCTCCACCGACACCAACATCCTCATCTGGGACCTGAAAGGAGAGGTACTGGCCTCTATCATCACCAACCAGATGACCAACTCCTACGCTGCCATTTCACCCTGTGGAAG GTTTGTGGCTTCCTGTGGCTTCACTCCTGACGTGAAAGTATGGGAGGTGTGCTTCGGGAAGGGTGGCGACTTCAAAGAGGTGACCCGCGCCTTCGACCTGAAGGGCCATTCAGCAGGGGTCCACTCCTTTGCCTTCTCTAACGACTCACGCAG AATGGCCACCGTCTCCAAGGACGGCACTTGGCGGCTGTGGGACACAGATGTGGAGTATAAGAAGCAACAAGACCCTTACCTCCTGAAGTCGGTGCCTTGCCAGTCGTCGGAAGGCAGCCGGGTGGCCCTGTCGCCAGACGCCCGCGTGGTGGCTATCTCCAACGGCTGCAGCGTGGCCATGTACAGCACATCCACTGGTCAGCTGGAGGAGGAGTTCCACGGAGTCCACAGCGAGGAGATCACCGAGCTGAGGTTTGACATTAACAGCCGCTACCTGGTGTGCAGTGGGGACCGGGCGGTACGTGTGTTCCACAATGCGCCGGGCTACCGTGCAGCCATCCAGGACATGCAGGCCATGCTGAAGAACGCCCAGAATGAGGGTATGAAACAAAGGCTGCAGCAGCAGATACAGGAGGCGCAGAGCACGCTAGACTCTGTGCTCACGGCACCCAAGGACTAA